The Syntrophorhabdaceae bacterium DNA window GTCGGAAATGTTGATCTCGAGTATCCTTTCAAGACTCTTGAGGGCGAAGCCTTTCAAAGTGTCGTCGCATAAGACCCTCGACGCACGAAGACAGGCCGATATCATTATCCCGTTGAGCGAAGTGTAGAGTGCCGTGTCAACAAAAGGTTTCTGTCGTTTGTCCCGCTCGGCAAGAAGCTTGCGCCTCGCGGTCTCAAGGATGCTCGTAACCTTGTCCACGTCCATCCGGGAATTTTGAGCGATGTCGTTTACCCCCATGCACACGGAAAGCACAAATTTCTTATCATCATGATGCATCGTGCGACCTTTATGGAGAAAATAGAGGGAGAACACTGCGTATTCGTCCGGGCTGAGTGTTTGTCTCAACTGATCATCGGTCCAGGTAAAATATCCGCCCTCATCATCCGGGGTCACGTCTGCGTCCATGCTCGCATAGAAGCCGCCTTCAGCATGGGAAAGTTCCTTGCGGATGAAATAGACGATGTTCTCAGCTATCTTCTTGAAGAACTCGTCGCCGAAAATGCTGTAGGCGTCGATGTAATTTCGTAGCAGCCACGCATTGTCATCGGCCATTTTTTCAAAATGCGGAACGATCCAGGCCTCATCCATGGAGTAGCGGTGGAAGCCGCCGCCGAGCTGGTCGTGGAAACCGCCCCCCGCCATGGCGACGAGGGTCTTTCGGATGGCGTATTCCAGGGTTTGCTCTTTTTTGAAGAAGTATCGGCCGAGAAGAAACTCGATGGCCCCGGACATGGCAAATTTCGGCGCACTTCCAAAGCCGCCATGCAGCCTGTCGAAATTCTCGAGCATTGTTTTCGCCGCGTCTTCGGTATCTGTCTGATCGACTTTTTGCTTCTTGGGTCCGCGCTTCTTAAGGAAGTCATGGAGTTTGTCCGCATTCTCGTGGACTTCCTTTCCCCGCGTTGCGTAAAACTCACTCAAGGACGTAAGAATCGTTTTGAATCCAGGCTTTCCGAACCTGTCATCCGAGGGAAAGTAGGTGCCTCCATAGAATGCTTTCTTCTCATGGGTCAGAAACACGCTCATTGGCCAGCCGCCGCTCATACCCATGGCAGCCAGAGCCTGCTGGTATCGTCTGTCTATATCGGGGCGTTCGTCTCTGTCGAGCTTGACGGCCACGAAACGCTCGTTGAGAATTCGCGCAATCTCATCATTCTCGAAACATTCCTTTGCCATGACGTGGCACCAGTGGCACCAGACAGCGCCGGAACTCAAGAACACGGGTTTGTTCTCCTTCTGCGCCCTCTCGAAAGCTTCTTCTGACCAGGGATACCAGTCGATTTTCTGCGAAGCGGCGTGCTTTAAGTATGCCGACTTTTCCTGCTCAAGTCGATTCAAGATTTCTTCCCTTTGAGCCGTCTCTCAATGCCGCTTCGCCCTCTGCGTCCTTATTTAAGTCGTGATTCCGCCGCCTTCCAGTCAATGTTCTTGAAGAAGGCTTCGATATAGTCGGCCCTTTTCAAACCATAATCGATCATAAAGGCGTGCTCAAAAACATCCATGATAAGGAGCGGATTGCACCCGGCCGGATGAGAAACGTCGTGTTCATTGATCCAGAAATTGATGAGCTTCCCGCTCGCCGTGTCCTGATAGAGAACGGTCCAACCGATTCCACGCATGGCCCCGGTGCTTTTGAAATCTTTTTCCCATGTCTCGTACGAGCCGAATGCTTGACTCAACTTCGTTGCGAGTTTGCCCGCCTTATCAAGGGGCGCTTTACCACCGAGGTTCTCGAAATAATACTCGTGAAGCCTCATACCGTTGAACTCCCATCCGAGACGCCTTTTCAACTCCGCGTATTCGGGGGTCGCGGTCTTGCCTTCTTTGAGCGCCGCATCCAGGGCATCGAGTACTTTGTTCGTATTCGTGACATAACCCTGGTAGAGCGTAAAATGGTTCTTAATGAGCGTCTCGCTGAAGCCTTCCATCCCGATCAGTTTGGCATAGTCCTTTGCAGTGTAACTCATGATATCCCTCCTTAAAGTTTTTATAGAAATGTGTAACTTAAAACCCGGCTCATAAACGCTACCGAACCCGCTTCATAGGTATAGAACATAATAATACAGGTCGGCCTTATGTCAATGCCCGTACAAAAAACAGGCGAAGAAGTTTTCGGTCAACCGGCGCCCCCGGTCGGATAATACGAGCACAGCGGCTCTTCCGCGAGGATATCACCGCTCTTTTCGTGCGCCCGGGCCCGACAGCCACCGCAAATTTTGAGGAACCTGCAGCCGGCGCACTTGCCTTTGTACGATGTGAGATCGCGCAGCGCGGTGAACACGGTAGATTCCTCCCAGATCTTTTGAAGAGCTGTTTTGCTGAGATCGCCTGATGGGACTTCGAGATAGCCGCAGGGCTGGATAACACCTTTGTGGGAGATGAACATGAAGGTTTTACCTGCGAGACAGCCCGAGCTTTTCGGCGTGTCGCCCTTTTGCTTCACGATCCGGTAGTAGTGGGGCGCGCAGGTCACTTTCATTTCGATCTGTGCTCTCTTCTCGGTCTCATAGAGCCACTCGAGGACATCCTCGTATGTTTCGGCGCTTAGCTCCTCGCCTTTGAGTCTCTCGCCTCTTCCCACAGGTACGAGGAGAAATACATGCCATGCAACGGCGCCCACAGACTTTACAAGCGTGTATATGGCTTCGAGATCGGTGACATTGAGGCGCGTCACCGTTGTGTTTATCTGAAAAGGAAGGCCAAGCTCGGAAAGTGAGTGGGTAGCCTTGATCACCGCATCGAATGAACCCACAACACCTCGAAAGCTGTCATGGTCCTCTCTGTTTTTGCCGTCAATGCTCATACTCACACGCTTGATGCCGCCTTTGATAAGCCTTGTCGTCTTTTCTCTATCAAGAAGGGTCCCGTTTGTGGCCATCACCGTCCTCAGCCCTTTTTCATTTGCATAATCGATAATTTCAAAGATGTCTTCCCGCATGAGAGGCTCGCCGCCCGTGAGGATCACCGTGGGGGATGAAAAGGCGAGAATCTCGTCTACGACTTTTTTGCACTCATCGGTCGTGAGCTCGCCTTTGTGAGGGCCGGCCTTGGCGGAGGCCCTGCAATGCACACAGTTGAGATTGCAGTTTCGAGTCAGCTCCCATGCGACCATCCTCAAAGGGAATGCGCTTTGGCCCATTTTCCCATATCCTTGGCGAAATAGGTGATGATGATGTCCGCACCAGCGCGCCGTATGCTCACGGTCGACTCGATGACAGCCCTTTTGAGATCGAGATACCCTTTGGCTGCTGCGAGTTTTATCATGGCGTATTCGCCGCTCACTGAATAGGCGGCAAGAGGGATGTTGAATTTTTCTCTGGCGCGGGCAAGAATATCGAGATAATAGAGCGCCGGTTTCACCATGATGATATCCGCTCCTTCTTCCAGGTCGAGCGCGATCTCGCGCAGCGCTTCACGTTCGTTGGGCGGATCCATTTGATATGCCTTTCGGTCGCCGAACTGCGGGGCTGATTCGGCTAAATCCCGAAACGGGCCGTACAGACAGGAAGCGTATTTGGCGGCATAACTCATGATCGGAATGTGGTAATCGCCGTGGAGGTCAAGCATTTCCCGAATGGCCCTGACCCTGCCGTCCATCATGTCGGAGGGGGCCACCATGTCGGCGCCTGCCAAAACGTGCGAGAGGGCGCTTCTCGCGAGGAGCTTCAGTGTCTCATCGTTGTCCACGGCGCCGCGCTTCACGATGCCGCAATGGCCGTGGCTTGTGTATTCGCACATACAGACATCGGTGATAACGAGTAGATCGTCGCCGAAGCGTTTCTTGATCTCGCGCACTGCCCTCGGGACAATGCCATTCTTGTCGTAAGCCCCGCTTCCCGCCTCATCCTTCTTGGCAGGTATGCCGAAGAGGAGTATGGCCGGGATAGAGAGCTTTGCTATTTCATCGATTTCCTTGAGGAGCCCCTCCGGAGAGAACTGATGAATACCGGGCATGGAAGGGACGGCCACCTTTTTTTCGCTCATCTCTTTTACGAATATGGGATAGACAAGGTGATTGACTGAAAACTCGGTTTCCCGTATCATGCCTCTTAGTCTCTCGTTTACCCTTAACCTTCTCGGTCTGTACGTGGGAAATCTCATGTAAACCCCCTATCGTATTTCTTCATCGGAGAGATAACATTGCGGGTCCGGGGCCCAGATATCCCCACTCGCCGCTTCCGCTCGCACTCGAAAGTTCCCCCCGCATATATCGAGCCACCTGCACTTAACACATCGCCCCTTGACGAATCTCTTCTTCTGTTTGAGCATGCCCATAAGTCCATCTGATGTGTCCATCCATATTTCGCTGAAAGGCCGTTTGCGCACATTGCCGAAACTGTAATGCCTCCAGAACTGGTCTGCGTGAACGTTACCCTGTTCATCGATTGAGGCTATGCCCACACCCGATGCGTTTCCCTCGTTCATCGAAAGAAGTTGATAGACCTCCTCTGCCCTTCGGGGGTCTTCTTTGAGGAGTCTTAAATAGATGTAGGGCCCGTCCGCATGGTTATCCACGGTGAGCACTTCAATTTCTCTCCCTTTGCCGAAGAACCCCTTGGTCCTGTCCATGATATAATCGACCGTTTCTCTGGTCTGGTCGTGTGTCAGGTCTTCGTTTATAAGAGTTGAACCTCGTCCCGCGTAAACAAGGTGGTAGAAACAGACCCGCTCGATTTCCTCCTTTTCGATGAGGTCAAATATCCGGGGGACCTCCCGGTAGTTGCGTTTATTGATCGTGAAACGCAGGCCTGTTTTAATGCCGGCCTTCCTGGCATTTCTTATGCCGGCTATGGCCTTATCATAGGCCCCTTTGACACCCCGAAAGGCGTCGTTGATGCTACCTGTCCCATCGATGCTCACCCCGATGTATGAGAGGGAGAATTTGGCAAACCCCCGCGCCGCCTCTTCTGTAATGAGTGTACCGTTTGTCGAGATCACGGCCCGCATGCCCTTTTGCACGGCGTACCCGATAAGCTCGCCCAAATCCTTACGGAGTAGGGGCTCTCCGCCTGAGAAGAGTATGACCGGTACGCCGAACGAGGAAAGGTCATCAATGAGCTTTTTTCCTTCTTCGGTCGAGAGTTCGTCGCCTTTGTAGTGCTCGTTCTCTGCACGGGCGTAACAGTGAACGCATCGAAGATTGCATCGTTTAGTCGAGTTCCAGACCACGACCGGTTTCTTGTCTTTCGAGAACTGCAGAAGGTGTGACGGAAGTCTCTTGGATTCCCTTCCGTATCTCAAGGGATCGGATGCTTCAACAGCGCTTAAGTAAAGCTTGGATACGCCGATCATACGTTTATTGTGCCCGCAAAACCTGAAAAAAGTCAATAAGGACGAGAGGCTGCATCTTTGCGGCCACGAAGGCTGGCGCGGCTCAAATACTTATTGACAATGTCCTGCGGATACTGTAAATTGAACACGAGTTCACATGAACAACCGTTCAGTAAAATGTAAAAGATTTATCTGGATACTATCATGCGTTATGGCTGGCGCCCTGTCCGGTCAGGAGAGCGTCCATGCGGAGAAGCTTACCCTCGCAGATGGGGTGAGACTTGTGACGGTTGACAGCAGGGCCGTGAAGATTGCCGAGCAGGAAGAATCCATATCACAGGCCGATACGCTCATTGCCCGTTCGCTATTGCTGCCTCGAGCGGACGGCCGTTACACTCAGAACTATCAAGAACTTCAACCTGGCATGATAAACCCTGCCGGGGTGGTCTTCACCGGGGAGAGGAGCTATTACACCTATTCTCTGATTATGCAACAACTCCTCTATGACTTTGGAGGAACCATATCGTATTTTCAATCGAACAAGAGAATATACGAGACAAAACAGCTTGAGACCAAAAGGATCAAGAACTATCTGGCGCTCCAGTTTGCCTCCACCTATTACAATCTCCTTGAATCCGAAAAAATGGTAATAGTCGCAGAGAGAGAAAAAGAGCGGCTGGAAGGCCACCTGTCCAATGCGCAGTCCCTGTACAAGGAAGGGGTCATTACCAAGAATGATCTTCTTCAGGCCGAGGTGCGCCTCTCCGATGCGAAACAAAAACTGATAACCTCACAAAACCTCCGCAAGATCCATCACTCGGAGTTGAACAATCTGCTTGCGCGTCCCCTGACCACGACTATTGAAACCGAGGAAGCGAACGTGGTCCCCGCGACGAGCGTTAATCTGGAGGAGGCCCAGGGTTCAGCGGAAAAAGACAGATATGAAATGAAGATTGTAGATACCACCCTGGAAGCGGCAAAACTTGAAGAGAGCGGCAAACGAGCTGAATACTTTCCGAATTTCTTCCTTCAGGGAAGATATGATTATATGAAAAATAAGTTCGCGCTTCACGAAGGCATGTGGGCTGTGCTCGTGGGCATGAACATCAATTTCTTAAGCGGGGGCAGCACACAGGCGGGTCTCGCCAAGATAGCGAGCCAGAAGCAAAGGTTGATTGTTGAACGAAGCAAACTGATCGATGATATAAGGTTCGAAGTGGAGCGATACTACCTCGAAATGGTCGATGCGCAGGAAAAGATGAAGGTCACAAAGGATGCAACCGCCCAGGCGGAAGAGAACCTGAGAATCAACAAGGTGAAGTATACGGACGGCGTGGGTACGGCAACGGATGTGATCGACGCGATCACACTTTTATCCGTGGCCGAAACAAATTATTATCGATCGCTTTATGAATTCAATCGAGCCTACGCGGGGCTCATGTATTCTACCGGACAGGACCTCGTGGGGATCTACAGGTAATGGTGGAACAAATAAAGAAGGCTTTTAACGGTCGCAGCAAGACCCCTACCGCGATTCTCTTCCTTGTGATTGCCGTTGTGGTGGTTGTCCTCGTCCTCTTG harbors:
- a CDS encoding thioredoxin domain-containing protein, which translates into the protein MNRLEQEKSAYLKHAASQKIDWYPWSEEAFERAQKENKPVFLSSGAVWCHWCHVMAKECFENDEIARILNERFVAVKLDRDERPDIDRRYQQALAAMGMSGGWPMSVFLTHEKKAFYGGTYFPSDDRFGKPGFKTILTSLSEFYATRGKEVHENADKLHDFLKKRGPKKQKVDQTDTEDAAKTMLENFDRLHGGFGSAPKFAMSGAIEFLLGRYFFKKEQTLEYAIRKTLVAMAGGGFHDQLGGGFHRYSMDEAWIVPHFEKMADDNAWLLRNYIDAYSIFGDEFFKKIAENIVYFIRKELSHAEGGFYASMDADVTPDDEGGYFTWTDDQLRQTLSPDEYAVFSLYFLHKGRTMHHDDKKFVLSVCMGVNDIAQNSRMDVDKVTSILETARRKLLAERDKRQKPFVDTALYTSLNGIMISACLRASRVLCDDTLKGFALKSLERILEINISD
- a CDS encoding radical SAM protein; this encodes MGQSAFPLRMVAWELTRNCNLNCVHCRASAKAGPHKGELTTDECKKVVDEILAFSSPTVILTGGEPLMREDIFEIIDYANEKGLRTVMATNGTLLDREKTTRLIKGGIKRVSMSIDGKNREDHDSFRGVVGSFDAVIKATHSLSELGLPFQINTTVTRLNVTDLEAIYTLVKSVGAVAWHVFLLVPVGRGERLKGEELSAETYEDVLEWLYETEKRAQIEMKVTCAPHYYRIVKQKGDTPKSSGCLAGKTFMFISHKGVIQPCGYLEVPSGDLSKTALQKIWEESTVFTALRDLTSYKGKCAGCRFLKICGGCRARAHEKSGDILAEEPLCSYYPTGGAG
- a CDS encoding Fe-Mn family superoxide dismutase; this translates as MSYTAKDYAKLIGMEGFSETLIKNHFTLYQGYVTNTNKVLDALDAALKEGKTATPEYAELKRRLGWEFNGMRLHEYYFENLGGKAPLDKAGKLATKLSQAFGSYETWEKDFKSTGAMRGIGWTVLYQDTASGKLINFWINEHDVSHPAGCNPLLIMDVFEHAFMIDYGLKRADYIEAFFKNIDWKAAESRLK
- a CDS encoding TolC family protein encodes the protein MNNRSVKCKRFIWILSCVMAGALSGQESVHAEKLTLADGVRLVTVDSRAVKIAEQEESISQADTLIARSLLLPRADGRYTQNYQELQPGMINPAGVVFTGERSYYTYSLIMQQLLYDFGGTISYFQSNKRIYETKQLETKRIKNYLALQFASTYYNLLESEKMVIVAEREKERLEGHLSNAQSLYKEGVITKNDLLQAEVRLSDAKQKLITSQNLRKIHHSELNNLLARPLTTTIETEEANVVPATSVNLEEAQGSAEKDRYEMKIVDTTLEAAKLEESGKRAEYFPNFFLQGRYDYMKNKFALHEGMWAVLVGMNINFLSGGSTQAGLAKIASQKQRLIVERSKLIDDIRFEVERYYLEMVDAQEKMKVTKDATAQAEENLRINKVKYTDGVGTATDVIDAITLLSVAETNYYRSLYEFNRAYAGLMYSTGQDLVGIYR
- the hemB gene encoding porphobilinogen synthase, whose protein sequence is MRFPTYRPRRLRVNERLRGMIRETEFSVNHLVYPIFVKEMSEKKVAVPSMPGIHQFSPEGLLKEIDEIAKLSIPAILLFGIPAKKDEAGSGAYDKNGIVPRAVREIKKRFGDDLLVITDVCMCEYTSHGHCGIVKRGAVDNDETLKLLARSALSHVLAGADMVAPSDMMDGRVRAIREMLDLHGDYHIPIMSYAAKYASCLYGPFRDLAESAPQFGDRKAYQMDPPNEREALREIALDLEEGADIIMVKPALYYLDILARAREKFNIPLAAYSVSGEYAMIKLAAAKGYLDLKRAVIESTVSIRRAGADIIITYFAKDMGKWAKAHSL
- the ahbC gene encoding 12,18-didecarboxysiroheme deacetylase, yielding MIGVSKLYLSAVEASDPLRYGRESKRLPSHLLQFSKDKKPVVVWNSTKRCNLRCVHCYARAENEHYKGDELSTEEGKKLIDDLSSFGVPVILFSGGEPLLRKDLGELIGYAVQKGMRAVISTNGTLITEEAARGFAKFSLSYIGVSIDGTGSINDAFRGVKGAYDKAIAGIRNARKAGIKTGLRFTINKRNYREVPRIFDLIEKEEIERVCFYHLVYAGRGSTLINEDLTHDQTRETVDYIMDRTKGFFGKGREIEVLTVDNHADGPYIYLRLLKEDPRRAEEVYQLLSMNEGNASGVGIASIDEQGNVHADQFWRHYSFGNVRKRPFSEIWMDTSDGLMGMLKQKKRFVKGRCVKCRWLDICGGNFRVRAEAASGDIWAPDPQCYLSDEEIR